One region of Endozoicomonas sp. Mp262 genomic DNA includes:
- a CDS encoding transposase: MPLTKPRTIAEKLLKIVSDEAGQIPDFRKKSQHDKIVLHDAVMSGLAVMHLKYPSLLAFDQDCVNNPDRLKNLKSMYNVSCVPSDTYLRDLIDPIETRYLRKFFTRLFAFVQRSGRLKQFTYFEEGYLAPIDGTGHFCSGKISCPECCVKKPGSKNPQYYHQLLACCLVKPGKKEVLPLMPEPIIKQVDASKNDCEKVALKRLLANLSREHPHLPLVLTFDDLYSDGPTIKLVKSFGYSFIMVAKDSTHESLYQAVDELDCADKVVRYEYTDDKGFTHWFRFVNGAPINKSHPDVLVNFLEYIEIDPEGNKKYVNTWVTDIELSAENVNKFMRGARAKWKIENETFNTLKTQGYHLEHNYGHGKQHLASNLACLTFTAFLINQIEQLSCKLFQEALKIKKSKKAFWHAIRGLFDWFCIDNWTDVFTAIIEGRSVSLKLLTVDTT, from the coding sequence GTGCCGCTAACGAAACCAAGAACCATTGCTGAAAAACTGCTCAAAATAGTCTCTGATGAAGCGGGTCAAATTCCAGACTTTCGCAAGAAAAGCCAACATGACAAAATTGTCCTTCATGATGCGGTCATGAGTGGCCTGGCAGTCATGCACCTGAAATACCCTTCATTACTGGCTTTTGATCAGGATTGTGTCAATAACCCAGATAGGCTCAAGAACTTAAAGTCGATGTACAATGTCAGCTGTGTCCCCAGTGATACCTATCTGAGGGATCTGATTGACCCTATCGAAACACGCTATTTAAGGAAGTTCTTTACCCGCCTGTTTGCCTTTGTGCAACGATCTGGGCGGCTTAAGCAGTTCACTTATTTTGAGGAAGGGTATCTTGCGCCTATCGATGGTACGGGGCACTTTTGCTCAGGGAAGATTAGTTGTCCTGAGTGTTGTGTAAAAAAGCCAGGCAGCAAAAATCCGCAATACTACCATCAGTTACTGGCCTGCTGTCTGGTAAAGCCGGGCAAGAAAGAAGTATTACCTTTAATGCCTGAACCCATCATCAAACAAGTTGATGCGTCAAAGAATGATTGTGAGAAGGTAGCGCTCAAGCGGCTATTGGCGAATTTATCCAGAGAGCATCCGCACCTGCCACTGGTTCTGACTTTTGATGACCTGTACTCAGATGGACCGACCATCAAGTTGGTAAAGTCCTTTGGCTATAGCTTCATTATGGTGGCAAAGGATTCAACCCATGAGTCGTTATACCAGGCCGTCGATGAGCTGGATTGTGCAGACAAAGTGGTGCGCTATGAATATACCGATGATAAAGGGTTTACGCACTGGTTCCGGTTTGTGAATGGTGCCCCCATTAACAAGTCACACCCGGATGTGCTGGTTAACTTTCTCGAATATATAGAAATTGATCCAGAGGGCAACAAGAAGTACGTCAACACCTGGGTCACGGACATTGAGCTTTCAGCCGAGAACGTGAATAAATTCATGCGAGGAGCACGCGCTAAATGGAAAATTGAAAACGAAACGTTCAATACACTGAAAACACAGGGCTACCATCTCGAACACAATTACGGGCACGGAAAGCAGCATCTGGCCAGCAATCTGGCATGCCTGACTTTTACGGCCTTCCTCATCAACCAGATAGAACAACTGTCTTGCAAGCTCTTCCAGGAAGCGCTCAAGATAAAAAAGTCTAAAAAGGCATTCTGGCATGCCATACGAGGGCTGTTTGACTGGTTCTGCATTGATAACTGGACAGACGTATTTACAGCTATCATTGAAGGGCGAAGTGTGAGCTTGAAGTTGCTGACTGTCGATACGACATAG
- a CDS encoding porin family protein gives MKKLLAVAAMTIAATSASSVMADNGMFVGAEFGKAKIDGETTLTFGSQTKITSDYEKANQYGIRVGSYINDSIRIYGNLNQAQKDEDGGKLTTRQLTASADYVLDTGYPVKPFIGATLGANWAEIKTDYTSESNWALAYGAQAGVVGQFGQFDVELGYRYLKLDNKLDFSNISEVKVKDSKTPYLAVSYKF, from the coding sequence ATGAAAAAACTGCTTGCAGTTGCTGCCATGACTATCGCAGCCACCAGCGCTTCCTCCGTTATGGCTGATAATGGCATGTTTGTTGGTGCTGAGTTTGGTAAGGCTAAGATTGATGGGGAGACAACCCTGACATTCGGTTCTCAGACAAAAATTACCAGTGACTATGAAAAAGCCAATCAATATGGCATCCGGGTCGGTTCTTATATCAATGACAGTATCCGGATTTATGGAAACCTGAATCAGGCGCAAAAAGATGAAGATGGGGGTAAGCTTACAACTCGCCAGCTTACTGCATCTGCGGACTATGTCCTTGATACTGGCTACCCGGTAAAACCATTTATCGGTGCAACACTGGGAGCAAACTGGGCTGAAATCAAAACTGATTATACATCTGAATCAAACTGGGCTCTGGCTTATGGCGCACAGGCGGGTGTTGTTGGTCAGTTTGGACAGTTTGATGTTGAGCTAGGATACCGCTATCTGAAACTTGATAACAAGCTTGATTTCTCCAACATTTCTGAAGTAAAAGTGAAAGACTCTAAGACTCCATATCTGGCCGTATCCTACAAGTTCTAA
- a CDS encoding DUF4870 domain-containing protein produces MNDIIPEHKPDRDEKNLAMLVHLLPFLGFMIPGMNIAIPLVIWFMKRDKSPFLDHHAREELNFQITVALVVALWIALKMILVGFLLLPLVPVVTIIVLVLMVRAAIVASRGKYYQYPLIFRLVN; encoded by the coding sequence ATGAATGACATTATACCTGAGCATAAGCCGGATAGAGATGAAAAAAACCTGGCGATGCTGGTGCATCTGTTACCCTTTCTGGGTTTTATGATTCCTGGCATGAATATAGCCATTCCCCTGGTAATCTGGTTTATGAAAAGGGATAAATCCCCTTTTCTTGATCATCACGCCAGGGAGGAACTTAACTTTCAAATTACAGTCGCTTTAGTTGTTGCTTTGTGGATAGCGTTAAAAATGATCTTGGTAGGTTTTTTGTTGCTACCTCTGGTTCCTGTTGTAACGATTATTGTGCTTGTCTTGATGGTACGGGCTGCCATTGTCGCCAGTCGGGGTAAGTACTATCAATATCCATTGATTTTCAGGCTGGTTAACTAG
- a CDS encoding autotransporter domain-containing protein encodes MDIRKIGWPGGNSTMPAHSLKNQFSLSLLSLAIAKSVSADTVVFPNNVGNVTISSGTYYNESASDVSMLTLSSVMVTRGIKNYVFRTSGTLNIDGNLVVNKGLNTSGILYYDQYNPDIDLNIASGGSIQVLAGLGSPIRFGQSARASISNSGYLYSRDSEAISISPDNPNGTTVVGDFTNERHGTIKGYAALRIFEGDLDGSFINKGTIETSGSSGLSVQLGHLVGNIENHGSWSSKGSAIWINDASSFDGEIINTGSLSGTSGVIKISGDETAGDSFARFGGGIENKNWGSMETETGHAIEITNASFSGGIINEAGSRIITHDPDKAAIYIGANPADALGTAGLISDGVDNDGAIIGGYSIKNDNADHDLEVLNRPLGLLQGKISGRINLDNQGVFSSGRQSSITGDVTNTGVLELDIDEDSITSPALTVSGTTTLSPGSTVLVIPTTDIYFDDSKLNGEVYKVLSSGTLVDNGSTMESSLLLQVTKAIDGNTLTATVSRRQTDDILPKSIHFKNFIEATKNSTRLFDIIAPYDDVEQLNNLLQESAVNNSSQQVNSLVQQETMAIVLKRLDSQRDAYSSISYGDEDTERGFWVKVMSSDASQDNTRNSDNIELKGFDAEVTGISLGADKQFQFNSIGLTVGSAFTRAMVDVFKHRSSDRSNVENYQLGLYSSLNWQNWFVDGVLNVGWGHHDRTRYIDGIINTPILADFKSKHLGLKLLVGYNALYKNITIEPLLGFSFSRFSNEGYREKDSYDTGFAQSVRGDVVRKVELGAGIAVSRTFLLDKGTLEPSLSVMAWHDLKRDTPENVSRYLVGGNYFAVQGVTPKKDSYTATFNLKYHHADNMSFATGYERNQKSGYVSNNYFVEMRYAF; translated from the coding sequence ATGGATATCAGGAAGATAGGATGGCCGGGAGGGAATTCAACAATGCCTGCTCATAGTTTAAAGAACCAATTTTCACTTAGCTTATTAAGCCTTGCCATTGCCAAGTCTGTTTCTGCTGATACCGTTGTTTTCCCCAATAATGTGGGCAATGTTACCATTTCTTCTGGCACGTACTATAACGAGTCTGCCAGTGATGTGAGCATGCTAACACTAAGTTCAGTCATGGTGACAAGAGGTATAAAAAACTATGTTTTCAGAACGTCAGGGACGCTAAATATTGATGGAAACTTGGTTGTTAATAAAGGCTTAAACACCAGCGGAATCCTTTACTATGACCAGTATAACCCTGATATAGACCTCAATATAGCCTCCGGAGGTAGTATACAGGTACTCGCCGGACTGGGGTCTCCCATAAGATTTGGCCAATCTGCAAGAGCCAGCATTTCAAATAGTGGCTATTTATACAGTCGGGACTCTGAAGCCATATCTATTTCACCGGATAATCCAAATGGTACTACTGTTGTAGGAGATTTTACTAATGAGCGCCATGGAACAATTAAAGGATACGCGGCACTGAGAATTTTTGAGGGGGATCTTGATGGCAGCTTTATCAATAAGGGGACGATTGAGACATCAGGTAGCTCCGGGTTGTCAGTTCAATTGGGTCATCTGGTGGGCAACATTGAAAATCATGGTTCCTGGAGTAGTAAGGGGTCTGCCATTTGGATTAATGATGCCAGTTCTTTTGATGGCGAGATAATTAATACAGGAAGTTTATCGGGAACCAGTGGCGTTATTAAAATCAGTGGTGATGAAACGGCGGGTGACTCATTTGCCCGATTTGGTGGTGGTATTGAAAATAAGAACTGGGGCAGTATGGAAACTGAAACAGGTCATGCCATCGAAATTACCAATGCGTCATTTAGTGGTGGCATTATAAATGAGGCAGGATCAAGAATTATTACCCATGATCCAGATAAAGCAGCGATTTATATAGGGGCTAACCCGGCAGATGCATTGGGTACGGCGGGATTGATTAGCGATGGTGTGGACAATGATGGAGCTATTATTGGTGGCTATTCCATTAAAAATGATAATGCTGATCATGATCTTGAAGTATTAAATAGACCTCTTGGCTTATTGCAGGGGAAAATTTCAGGACGGATAAACCTTGATAACCAGGGAGTTTTTTCATCAGGCAGACAATCTTCTATAACGGGTGATGTTACCAATACAGGTGTATTGGAGCTGGATATTGATGAAGACTCTATTACCTCGCCTGCCCTCACTGTATCCGGAACAACAACCCTGTCTCCAGGTAGTACTGTTCTGGTTATTCCCACCACGGACATTTATTTTGATGATAGTAAACTCAATGGTGAGGTCTACAAAGTACTCAGTTCCGGGACATTAGTAGATAATGGTTCAACAATGGAGTCGAGTCTTTTGCTACAGGTGACTAAAGCAATAGATGGTAATACGTTGACAGCAACAGTCTCTCGAAGACAAACAGATGATATTTTGCCGAAATCCATCCACTTTAAAAATTTTATTGAAGCCACTAAAAACTCAACAAGATTATTCGATATCATCGCTCCTTATGATGATGTAGAGCAATTGAATAACCTATTGCAAGAAAGCGCTGTGAACAATTCATCCCAGCAGGTTAATAGCCTTGTGCAACAAGAAACGATGGCTATTGTATTAAAACGACTGGATAGCCAAAGGGATGCATACAGTTCCATTTCCTATGGAGATGAAGATACAGAGAGAGGCTTTTGGGTCAAGGTGATGTCATCTGATGCATCACAGGATAACACCAGGAATTCGGATAATATTGAGTTGAAAGGATTTGATGCAGAAGTGACAGGCATTAGTTTGGGGGCTGATAAGCAGTTTCAGTTTAATAGCATTGGCTTAACTGTTGGAAGTGCCTTTACTCGTGCAATGGTAGATGTATTTAAACATCGCTCCAGTGATCGTAGCAATGTAGAAAACTATCAGCTTGGATTATATAGTTCTTTAAATTGGCAAAATTGGTTTGTTGATGGCGTATTGAATGTTGGCTGGGGGCATCATGACCGGACTCGATATATAGATGGCATTATTAATACCCCCATCCTTGCGGATTTTAAAAGCAAGCATTTAGGGTTAAAGTTGTTAGTTGGATACAATGCACTCTATAAGAATATTACTATTGAACCCCTGTTGGGATTTTCTTTTTCGAGGTTTAGTAACGAGGGCTATAGAGAAAAAGATAGCTATGATACGGGGTTTGCGCAATCTGTTCGGGGAGATGTGGTCAGGAAAGTGGAGTTGGGGGCAGGTATTGCAGTGAGTCGTACCTTTTTACTGGATAAAGGAACCCTTGAGCCTTCTTTAAGTGTAATGGCCTGGCATGATTTAAAGAGGGATACACCAGAGAATGTTTCTCGCTACCTGGTAGGAGGAAACTATTTCGCGGTGCAGGGAGTTACGCCTAAAAAAGACAGTTATACCGCTACATTTAACTTGAAATACCATCATGCTGATAATATGAGCTTTGCTACGGGATATGAGCGAAATCAGAAATCAGGTTATGTAAGTAATAATTACTTTGTTGAGATGAGATACGCCTTTTAA
- a CDS encoding XTP/dITP diphosphatase, which produces MQTITKIVLASGNRGKLNEFQQMLGAMDITMLPQSDFEVDSVEETGLTFVENAILKARHAARISGLPVIADDSGLEVDALNGEPGIYSARYAGEASSDADNNEQLLRNLSGVATENRTARFQCLLVFLRHADDPTPIICQGTWEGFILEEPRGEHGFGYDPLFFVPSEHCSAAELPAGKKNQLSHRARALQVLAERLKSFC; this is translated from the coding sequence ATGCAGACTATTACAAAGATAGTCCTTGCCAGTGGCAACCGGGGCAAGTTAAACGAATTTCAGCAGATGCTGGGAGCCATGGATATTACCATGCTTCCTCAAAGTGACTTTGAGGTGGACTCTGTTGAGGAGACAGGACTCACTTTTGTTGAAAATGCCATTCTAAAAGCTCGCCATGCTGCTAGAATATCAGGGCTGCCGGTGATTGCAGATGACTCTGGCCTGGAAGTGGATGCTCTAAATGGTGAGCCAGGCATCTATTCTGCCCGCTATGCTGGTGAAGCCTCATCTGATGCGGATAACAATGAACAGTTACTCCGTAATTTATCGGGTGTTGCCACGGAAAACCGCACGGCGCGTTTTCAGTGTCTTCTGGTTTTTCTGAGACATGCCGATGATCCGACCCCTATTATTTGCCAGGGAACCTGGGAGGGTTTTATCCTCGAAGAGCCTCGGGGAGAGCATGGCTTTGGCTATGACCCCCTGTTTTTTGTGCCTTCTGAGCACTGTTCTGCTGCAGAGCTGCCTGCGGGTAAGAAAAACCAATTGAGTCACAGAGCCCGTGCCTTGCAGGTATTGGCAGAAAGGTTGAAGTCATTTTGTTAA
- the pntB gene encoding Re/Si-specific NAD(P)(+) transhydrogenase subunit beta, whose amino-acid sequence MSQGLLMAAYLVAALMFVMSLAGLSKPESARTGNLYGMAGMVMAVLATLAHAHLEGFTLVTLCMIVGTGIGIYLAMKVQMTEMPQLVAILNGFGGLAAVLIGFSSALESGSTVAGLAQFLSTTEQAIHHVEIFVGVIIGAVTFSGSLVAAGKLHALIPSSPLSMPGRHWINLVLVGLAVLMGVVYTQQESILALTLMTAFALAFGVLLVLGIGGADMPVVVSMLNAYSGLAAAATGFMLNNNLLIITGAMVGSSGAILSYLMCAAMNRSFVSVILGGFGAESSASSGGEVEGEHTESTVEDVAEMLKNSSSVIITPGYGMAVAQAQYAVRELISELHNRKIKVRFGIHPVAGRLPGHMNVLLADAKVPYDIVEEMDEINDDFSETDTVLVIGANDTVNPAATEDPSSPIAGMPVLKVWDAKNVVIFKRSMATGYAGVQNPLFYRENTRMLFGDAHQSVDDIIKQL is encoded by the coding sequence ATGTCCCAGGGATTATTAATGGCTGCCTACCTGGTAGCAGCCCTGATGTTTGTTATGAGCCTGGCTGGGCTCAGTAAGCCGGAAAGTGCCAGAACCGGTAATTTGTACGGTATGGCAGGAATGGTGATGGCTGTTCTTGCCACCCTGGCCCATGCCCATCTCGAAGGCTTCACTCTGGTTACCCTTTGTATGATTGTGGGGACGGGCATTGGCATCTATCTGGCCATGAAAGTCCAGATGACAGAAATGCCACAGCTGGTGGCCATTCTTAATGGCTTTGGCGGGTTAGCGGCGGTGCTGATCGGGTTCTCCAGCGCCCTTGAGTCAGGTTCAACCGTTGCAGGTCTGGCGCAGTTTTTATCGACAACGGAGCAGGCCATTCATCACGTTGAAATTTTTGTGGGTGTCATTATTGGCGCAGTGACGTTTAGTGGCTCTCTGGTTGCAGCAGGTAAGTTACATGCTTTGATCCCCAGCAGTCCATTGTCGATGCCGGGTCGCCACTGGATTAATCTGGTACTGGTGGGGCTAGCGGTATTGATGGGTGTTGTCTATACCCAGCAGGAAAGTATACTGGCCCTGACCTTGATGACAGCCTTTGCTTTGGCTTTTGGTGTGCTGCTGGTGTTGGGGATTGGCGGGGCGGACATGCCGGTGGTGGTGTCCATGCTCAATGCCTATTCAGGTTTGGCGGCGGCTGCCACGGGTTTTATGCTGAATAATAATCTGCTGATTATTACCGGTGCCATGGTGGGTTCTTCTGGTGCAATTTTGTCGTACCTGATGTGTGCGGCCATGAATCGCTCTTTTGTGTCCGTTATTCTGGGTGGCTTTGGTGCAGAGAGTAGTGCATCCTCCGGTGGTGAGGTAGAGGGAGAACATACGGAGTCCACGGTTGAAGATGTAGCGGAAATGCTGAAAAACTCGTCCAGCGTTATTATCACTCCGGGTTATGGTATGGCTGTGGCTCAGGCGCAATATGCTGTGCGGGAACTGATCTCTGAATTGCACAACAGGAAGATCAAGGTGCGTTTTGGGATTCACCCGGTGGCGGGACGTTTGCCTGGTCATATGAATGTTTTGCTGGCAGATGCCAAAGTGCCCTATGACATTGTTGAGGAGATGGATGAAATCAATGATGACTTCTCTGAAACGGATACGGTGCTGGTTATCGGTGCAAACGACACAGTTAACCCCGCAGCGACAGAAGACCCCTCCAGTCCTATTGCCGGTATGCCGGTACTGAAGGTATGGGATGCCAAGAATGTGGTGATATTCAAACGCTCCATGGCGACCGGCTATGCGGGCGTTCAGAATCCACTCTTCTACAGGGAAAACACCCGAATGCTGTTTGGTGATGCCCACCAGAGTGTGGATGATATTATCAAGCAGCTTTAA
- the panM gene encoding aspartate 1-decarboxylase autocleavage activator PanM — protein sequence MPVTVEEVRQPSDQDLEDLQKIYEDAPSWMLEDWPSSSHQQAIKRLIESTRKDKAHKLFAARFNNRLLGAIMVDEAPDYWLLHGLCVRNLTRSRGVGGRLLEQVVNKARESGKRIQLHDPQRQLRHEQLQSTIGDYELTARIDT from the coding sequence ATGCCTGTTACTGTTGAAGAAGTGCGCCAGCCATCCGATCAGGATCTGGAAGACTTGCAAAAAATCTACGAGGATGCTCCCAGCTGGATGCTTGAAGACTGGCCGTCTTCCTCTCACCAGCAGGCTATTAAAAGACTGATAGAGTCAACCCGGAAAGATAAGGCACATAAACTCTTTGCAGCCCGTTTTAACAACCGCTTATTAGGTGCAATAATGGTGGATGAAGCACCGGATTACTGGCTGCTTCATGGTCTTTGTGTAAGGAATCTGACCCGTAGTCGGGGTGTGGGTGGCCGACTGCTTGAGCAGGTGGTGAATAAAGCAAGGGAATCAGGAAAGCGTATCCAGCTTCACGATCCCCAAAGGCAACTGCGTCATGAACAGTTACAAAGCACCATCGGTGACTATGAATTAACAGCCCGGATAGACACCTGA
- the hemW gene encoding radical SAM family heme chaperone HemW has product MLSPLSLPPLSLYIHVPWCIRKCPYCDFNSHAKGPDGIPEGQYIEALLKDFQLELPKVQGRELQTIFIGGGTPSLLSPQGYQRLFDGLKGMIPFSSEIEITLEANPGTYEHGRFQGYFDAGVNRLSLGVQSFQNNKLKALGRIHSAEEAVEAISSLQQENNSQVNFNIDLMHGLPDQSRDDALNDLKMAISLKPTHISWYQLTIEPNTVFYSKPPAIPEDDILWSIQESGQQLLADSGYRQYEISAYSLPGKQARHNLNYWQFGDYIGIGAGAHGKWACARTGDISRNWKTRMPQDYLSAGKAFQAGLRTLEASEIPLEFMMNALRLYHGVDASLYEKRTGQPLSSINKGLSEAVQKGLMVKEKRLAPTEQGRLFLNDLLELFA; this is encoded by the coding sequence TTGTTAAGTCCGCTTTCTTTACCTCCACTCAGTCTGTATATCCATGTGCCCTGGTGCATCAGGAAGTGTCCATACTGTGATTTTAACTCCCATGCCAAAGGGCCGGATGGTATTCCTGAGGGACAGTATATTGAAGCTTTACTAAAAGACTTTCAGCTTGAACTACCCAAAGTACAGGGGCGTGAATTACAGACCATTTTTATTGGTGGTGGCACCCCCAGCTTGCTTTCGCCCCAGGGGTATCAGCGATTGTTTGATGGGTTAAAAGGAATGATTCCTTTTTCCAGTGAAATTGAAATTACCCTGGAAGCCAACCCGGGGACTTATGAGCATGGACGTTTTCAGGGTTATTTTGATGCAGGAGTTAACAGACTTTCTCTTGGCGTGCAAAGTTTTCAGAATAATAAGCTGAAGGCACTGGGCCGTATTCATAGTGCAGAAGAGGCGGTTGAAGCTATTTCTTCATTGCAGCAGGAAAATAATAGTCAGGTTAATTTTAATATTGACTTGATGCATGGATTACCCGATCAGTCCAGGGATGATGCGCTTAATGACCTGAAAATGGCGATCAGTCTGAAACCAACGCATATATCCTGGTATCAGTTGACCATTGAACCCAATACGGTTTTTTATTCCAAACCCCCCGCCATTCCTGAAGATGATATTTTGTGGTCTATTCAGGAGTCAGGCCAGCAGCTATTAGCTGATTCCGGCTATAGGCAGTATGAAATTTCAGCCTATAGCCTTCCCGGAAAACAGGCCCGCCATAATCTGAATTACTGGCAGTTTGGTGATTATATCGGGATTGGTGCCGGTGCCCATGGCAAGTGGGCCTGTGCACGTACCGGTGATATTTCCAGAAACTGGAAAACCCGTATGCCCCAGGATTACCTGTCTGCCGGGAAGGCATTTCAGGCTGGTTTAAGAACATTGGAAGCCAGTGAAATTCCGCTGGAATTTATGATGAATGCCCTGAGGCTTTACCATGGAGTTGATGCCAGCTTGTATGAAAAGAGAACGGGGCAGCCGCTGTCTTCTATTAATAAGGGCTTAAGTGAGGCTGTTCAGAAAGGGCTTATGGTTAAAGAAAAGAGGCTGGCACCTACTGAACAGGGGCGCCTGTTTTTAAATGACCTGCTGGAACTTTTCGCCTGA